GAACTATTGTGGGGCCTATAAAGTTAAAGTTCTATGTAGAGTACAGGCATTTTTGCTGATCATCCTTGGTCCACCTGACACACACCAAACCTTAAATGTGTCTGACAGTAGGTAACAGGAAAATACTACAAGATTTAGTAAATCACACAGCCACGTGGCATCCCTTCTTTGTGCTGACTAATTCTGAAAGCTTTAGGCAGAATCTAAATGTGAAGATGCTGTCAAACCTGTTCTAGACTGACTCTGCAGCCTTTAGACAGCTGTGTACTCACCGACTCGGCCATAGCAGCCAGAAGGAAGTGCTATTTGAATGTCTGTTTTCACCACAGCCTTTTCCATGGGTGGGATCACGCAGTCATAGGCACTATGTTGAAGAAAGAAACACTGGTTTATATAGAATATCTTTTAAAGTTTCTTTACTGTAACTTAAGGTACAAAATTACCCAGAATTATCTGCCAGGGAATTTATACCACGAAATTTGAACAACAAATATTTACAGATTTGCAAAATTAAATGCAGATCCTAAAACACAAGATGTTGCCATTCTGATGGTGCTAGTTTAAGATTCCAGAAGTGTCATTTGAACAGCATACTCCAGCAATTGCCAGtttcaaatgtttttttaattagtaaGATACAAAAAAATACAAGTTTAAAGTAACCATTAGGTAAATGTGCTTGTGCATTTTTTGTGCAATAGCAGAAACTTTATGAATGATACAGTCTGATTAAGCTTTCTACAGCAGATGAACTAGTTGTAATCAAAATTAATAGCCTAGTAAGTTAACTTTTAGGCAACAATGTTTCTTTTCTGAGCAGCCTGACAGTTCATGATTCACATGATTCTCGTGGAAACTCTGAACTACAGAGATTTTAAGAACTGGCTGAAGCTACTCAACTGGAGGCCTAATGAAAAGCAGTGGTGACAATACTTGTCATGTGTTGACCTTGACAAAGAGCTGTTTTTCAAATGATGGGAAGCATTGAAAGATTTTCTATAAAACAGACTTTTTCCAGGTCTACAGTGCAACATTGgaacaagaacaaaaacaaacctGGTGAGATGAAagggataaaaagaaaaaagggtaAGGTGTAGTGCAGTAAATCTTCAGGAGAGAAGCCAAAGAggtgaaggaagaaaaaggcgGGGTATTCTACGTAAGACTAAAAAAGGTAAGTTAGAAGTGGCAGCAGCAAAGTTCACTCGTTCAAAACTAGTGAGTTGATCGCAGAAGCACTATGCAAACAACCACAAGTCTACAGGTATTCCTGAACATAGTGAAAGACAATGAATAAGGGCCGTTATTAATTCAAACCAAAACCTGAGTCTGTACATGAACCCACATGGTTTCCAGCCAGGGGCACTATCAAACTGCTACAAGGCCctctggcaggcagcagccccggAGCcaagaggaaagcagaaaagcTCAAGTGCTGGCAAGGAGGGGCCACGTGCGCTACCATATTTTCCTTTCAAGAGGAACGCAACCTGGCCGATGTGAGCACCAGCAGCAATTCTGGATACTCTGTCAAGCCTGACTTTTAGCCAACGACTGCATCTATGCCTGATGAAATCTATGCTGTAACATGGCTGGACCACAGATAACCGAAAATGGTGAGGgatgggggaggaggggagctACGACTAGATCAGCTCTGGCCTCCTCTCCTGCACGGCCAGCGAGACTGTCCGGGGACTCAGCTCGGCAAGAAGCCACGAGGGCCTCCCAGCCGCCGGAGCCCAGGCCTCGCCGAGGGGGGCGGAGCTCCCGCCGCGGGTGCTGTACCCTCACCCTCCCTCACCTGTACAGATCGTAGCCCGCAGCCCGCGCGGAGCCCCTGGACGGGGTGAAGGCGTTCTCGGACAGCTTGGTGAAGCGCAGCCGTGCGGAGGCTTCTCCAGGCCCCGAGcccttctgcctcttgctgggggACGGCTGCGGCACGGCTTCGGAGGCGGGCATGGCTGAGGGAACGGCAGAGACGCTGTGAGGGATGGCAACCCGCTCGCCAAAAGCCCGCCAAAACCCGGCGCGGCCCATGGGGGCGGGAGCAGGGGGGGAAACCGGCCCGTCCGGGGCCTCTCCGCGCGCGGCGCAGCCCCCTTCCCCCCTCGGTGAGAAtggcctctcccagctcctcccgGGCACCCCGCGCCCGCACTGAGGGTCCCGCCCCGTGTGTCAGGCGGGACTCGCCCATAGCCCCAAACCGCGGCCACCGCCTCACAGCCGGGCGGCCCCCGAGGCGCGGCGAGCGGGCCCGCGGTGCGGCTGGGGAGGGTGTATCCCCCAAAAGCCCCCGAGGGCTGCGGGCAGGGCAGCGTATGCTGCTCCGCAACTCCCCCACCCGTCCTTACAGCGCCCGCAGGGGTGCCGGAGCCACCGGAGGCACCGGGCTAACATAACGCTGCCGCCGCCGTGTGGGAAGCGCGCCATGGACCGCTCGCCAGGCGCTCCCCGCCGCGGTCCGCACGGCTCATGGGGCGCGGGCGGAGGTGCCGGCGCCCCGTTCTCCCCCTGTTGTCCGGGCTCTACCTGCCGGCGCAGCCCCTCGGGCACCAGCCCGGCCCGCGGCGCCCCTCGGAacgcggcggcggcgctgccgcaGGCTGGCAGGCGGACCCCGCGGGCCGCGCAGCGTTGCCGGGGGACGCGATTGCGGCTGcacgggcggggcggggccctCAGAGGAGCCCCGGGGCCGTTCTCGTTCCCGCGCCGTACAGCCGGGGACGCTGAGCAGAGCGGGTTGCCCCTCGGCCGGCAAACAGCCGCTGTCCTCCACCGTCACGGGGTGCTTGGGGCTGAGAGGGACCTCTGGAGAGCATCCAGTGTAATCCTGCTGTTAAAGCAGATCCTAGAGCGCGTTGCACCGAGTAGAGGCAGAAAGAAACTCCTTCAGAAATGGTCAGGCCATCACAGAAGCGTTTGCCTTACGAGAGAACAATTCTTGACGATGAGGTGGATGGGAAAACCTGTCAATGCTAGGCCTGCCCTGTTCTTCTGTCTTGGAGCAGAAGACTCATTGTCTTTAATACACTCTGCCGTCTTGCCATTCG
Above is a genomic segment from Agelaius phoeniceus isolate bAgePho1 chromosome 13, bAgePho1.hap1, whole genome shotgun sequence containing:
- the DUT gene encoding deoxyuridine 5'-triphosphate nucleotidohydrolase, mitochondrial isoform X1; the encoded protein is MARFPHGGGSVMLARCLRWLRHPCGRSMPASEAVPQPSPSKRQKGSGPGEASARLRFTKLSENAFTPSRGSARAAGYDLYSAYDCVIPPMEKAVVKTDIQIALPSGCYGRVAPRSGLAAKHFIDVGAGVIDEDYRGNVGVVLFNFGKETFEVKKGDRIAQLICERIYYPELEEVETLDDTERGEGGFGSTGKN
- the DUT gene encoding deoxyuridine 5'-triphosphate nucleotidohydrolase, mitochondrial isoform X2, encoding MPASEAVPQPSPSKRQKGSGPGEASARLRFTKLSENAFTPSRGSARAAGYDLYSAYDCVIPPMEKAVVKTDIQIALPSGCYGRVAPRSGLAAKHFIDVGAGVIDEDYRGNVGVVLFNFGKETFEVKKGDRIAQLICERIYYPELEEVETLDDTERGEGGFGSTGKN